The Natator depressus isolate rNatDep1 chromosome 25, rNatDep2.hap1, whole genome shotgun sequence genome includes the window GTAGCCAGCGTGTCCCTTCAGCTCACGGCTGGCGCGGTTACGGTTGACAACTGTCGAGGGGAGAAGACAACAAGTGAGTGGGGGGCATGGGAGAGACTCCGAGAACCACGTTGGGAGCAGCCAGGCTTCGcccattgatttaacgctgctggCCCCTTCACACGCCTTCCCCAGGGCGCTCGGGGTGCTGCGGATCTTAACCCTGCTTCGCAGCTGGGGGACAGGAGAAGGGACGTGCCCCACCTGTGAGAGGCCATGGGAACAGGACAGGGGCCAAGCTGCACCCAAACCCACCTCCCCCTTTACAAACATACTCAGGCTAATGACATGAGACTTAGCACTGCTCCGGGCCTTGCCCCCCCGGCAAAGGAGGGGCCAGATCACTAGCCCTGCCCCGAGAAGGAAagcgatttgcccaaggtctTGCAGGGAGTTGATGGCAGCATGAGGGGCAGAAGCCAGGAGTCCCCCAGCACACTGGCTCTGGGCcccctgcgtgtgtgtgtggggagggggacatgGGGAGTGGGGGACAAGGAGAAGACTCAGAAGCAGCAAAAGGTCCATAGGGGGTGGGAGTCAGTGACCTGCTTTGCCCACTCACTCCCCCCAGCCCTAGAGATCAAAGCCACAAGCTCTTACCATACTCCTTTCCGAGGATGGGTCTGTCTTTCCACAGGAAGGCCCCCCACCTGGTACTGGGCTCCAAGTACTGAGCTGGGACCACTGGGTCATACCACGATACCTCCTGCAGGTGCTGGGCATAGGCTGTTGGAGAAAAGCAAGCTGAGCAGAGTCACCGGGATGGGGCCGAGGCGTGGATAGAGGAGATGCAAAGCATGTTCCAGCAAACCCCACGACAGACTGTGTGGGAATAATCTTCACAGCAGGCAATGTTCCTGCTGAGCTCAGCCAGTCAGCGAGGGGCTAGTGCCTTGAAACCCGCAGGTTCCCCTGCCTTATAATTATTTATCCTACTTAACACAGCTCTGGCTAGTCTTAATAATGTGATCCTTTTCTTGTAACCATGTAAACTCCAGGCCTCGTTAATGTCTTGTGGCAAGGGGTTCTACTGGCTGGTTAGGCACCGTCACATGCAAAGGGTAACATTTTACACCTCAATCATAGTGCAATCAGCCTCGTGCAAAATACTGGTTTTAAATGCATAGAAAAGATATTTCCCtggcccctctccccactgcctcaGCTTGTCAGTTACTTGAAAACTGATTTCCCCAAAACATCCCAAGGAGTCACCAGGGGGGACAGGGCCTGGCACGGAAAATTTCAGCCCCCAAGGAGATTTTCCCAGGAGGTCACAAGCGAGTGACTTTGTGTCTTGCAACCCCCACGTGAAGCGCAAGAGATTTGCGAGCTGAGCCCGCGTTCCCCAAAGAGGGAGGAGCGGGGCTCTGCAAAGATGGGGTTAGGTTGGGGCATGTGCAAAGCAGCAGCCAGGGCAAGGGGGCAGAGGGAGTTCTTAGCCCCTGCATTGCAGAAACTCAGGCCCAGCTGATGCAATTTTGCATCACACCCAGTCAGCGTGCATCTGTCAGCATGGATCCGTCCGTGCTGACTTGCCTCATGCCCTGATCCGTGGTGTCCTGGCCCCGGGGCCTCCTGCCGCAGTGAGGAGGAGAGCTCCTTCTCCACCTCCAAAACGCAGGTACCAACCTTCCCTGCACAGCTGTCCAGGTCCTTCCAGCTGTTGCACAAAGAATGTGAGCTCCCCCTACTGGACTGTTGGTGCATCATACTGACCCCGAGTGTCCAGCACGGCCCTGATTCCCCAACGTGCCCCCGAGGGCCCTGGCACGTTCCCACAAGGGGCAAATGCGCAGAAGCAGCGATGGGTGTGTGACTCATGCAGAGCATCAAAGCCTCAACTTGCTCCCACTTCCCATAACCTTGGGGCACCCTCgacctccctcccccaatcacTGCCCACAGCCTCGCTTGCGTACGGCGCGGCCTTGACGCTGCCTCTGTGGAAATCCTGCATTTCCCCTGGCCTTAGCTACAGCAGCTCTGGAGcaatcccttcccccactcccacgAGGGCCGGTTAGCCAGGCTCCAGCGCACACGCATGGTTAGAGGGGGTCCCATCGGCCCTGCCTGGGAATCAAGGTCAGCTCAAGACGTTCCTTTACAAAAAGCCTGACAGCAATTAGGCCACTGGTCTCATCTTGGACagtcagctcttcagggcagggagcgTCCCCTTGGTCGGTGTTTGTTCCGCGCCCATCACAGTGGGGTCCCAGGTGCTAGGATAACACACTCACTAAAAACTCATCATGTAGGCAGGTTGCCATTGCTACGCTCGGCTCACTCCCTAAAGGAGCCTGGCACGGAAAGATGCCCCATGCCATTAATTTGAATTTACCCACATCACCTCTGTATTCATTGTAGAGATGAGACTCCCGTGGCCTATAAAACTACCGACTTGATTCCCCCGTTGCACCGACCCCATCGGCACTCATGCCAGGGCCGAGCGAGCGCAGAACTGGGCTGAAAGCTAATTGGCCTGACGCCCCGTTGCCCTGCActggtgctgtgcagacacagggCAGCAGGCAGCCCCCGGAGCTTTTAGGGCATTGGTTGGGGCTGTTATTAAATGGCTGCTCCAATCGTGTGTTTAGCACATATTTAGCCAAACAAGAGGAGGAGAATCTGCAAGATAATCAGTCAGGTTTCTTTCAGCACATCTTAGTGACATTAttagtagtttttttttaattagcgaAGTGCCTTGGAGCATGTCTCCACTGCaaatcctcccacccccacctggcAGTGAGTGTAAGAGGCCAGATCTACAGCCCTATGCCCCCAGGGTTTGCACTCCCCGGCCGAAAACAGCTGTGCTGACGTTCCCACTCCAGCTCTGGGACCCGGCGAAGGGGTGGGTCTCAGAAGGCAAATGGGAGTATCTGTACAGCTgtttccagccctggagcacaaGGCTGAGTTTGAAGCCCTGGACTCAGACTCGCTGCTGCAGGGTTTTGTTGCCATGCCATTGGAGTCCGGGCCCGTGACCGCAGTTTCTGTGCGCTGGGGGCTGGGGACACAGAACACGAGGCCAGTCCCCTGCCGCCGCAAGCCTCAGCAGAGATTTTTGAAAAGGACGTAGGtcaagagactaaccaatttatttgagcataagcttttggttagtctctaaggtgccacaagtactccttttctttttgaaaaggatGATTAGTCAATGTTCTATTTCCCAGCATCCTACAAACTCGTCTTAAGGACGATACACATAAGTAGCCAGCCAGCGAGCTGCGATCAAGAGCCCAATGCCTCAGGGAATACAGCACTAATGAGCGTCAGAGCAGAAAGCTTTCAAGGAAGGTTCTGTTTAGGcccctgctctcctctggattccaGTGCCGAGCAGCGTAGCACCGGCTGGGAACCTGGCGTGAGGGGAGCATTCAGAGAGACTGGCGTGGAAATACGATTTAAACTTTCCTATCAATCATTATCGgcctttgagatcctctgatggaaAGGGCTGTACAAACATTTAGCTTCACGACTCCCTTGCCCGGCAGcgagggaaaccaaggcacagagtgGTTAGGTGATTGGCCCACATGTCACACAGCGAGTTgggggcagagctaggaatggaacccaggatttCTGCCATAGTGCAAGACCCAGAAGTGAGCAGCCACCCTGCACATTCACCCCCAGTTACTGAGTCCGCACTGGGGCTGCACTCCCCTGGGCAAGGTGCTAGGAACACTGGGGTCACCCCCACGGTTCTTGGCGCTGCACTCTACTGGGGGAAAACTCGCCTGGCCTTGCTCAGCACCGGGCCCGTCTGCAGAGCAAGACCTTCCCCAGAACCGTCCCGGGCGATGACAGGAGCCAGCTGTTGGTATCAATGGGATGAGTTTTGGAAGCAGGTGGCTGGTGCCCTGCCCCAGGGGAGGCATTTTGACAGTGGCTTGTCACCCTGTGCAGGGCTTTGCAAGGGGCTCCCGCGGGCTGCGGGCAGACAcggggcagctgcagggtttAGTGGCTGGTGGGTCCCGCTGTGGTGAACGGCTCTGGGAACGGTCTCGATCTGCAGACAGGCAGAGTGCAGGACACGAGACCGAGGGCGGGTTTCAAGTTCCGCACACCGGCGCTCTCTGTCTCCGCACAcggcccccactcccagccccacctccttaCCAGGGGGCAAGGTCTTCCGCTCCCTCTCGGCATGGGAGCAAGCCCAGCGGTGGTAGGCCTCGCGGCTCAGGCCGCTGGTGAGCGTGTACCAGGCGTCTCGGTTGTTGCTGTTGGTCAGCCCAGTGTACCAGGTCTGGGAGATGGCATCTCGGCCCATGGGGGTGCACTTCCAACGCACGGCCTGCTTCAGGATGGGGGCATTGCGGGGCCCGTGCAGCGTGAGGTACTCGTCACTGCGGGCGGAAAGGAGCCGTCACTGCACTATCTCCCGCCGAGGGAGGGATCGCATGGCCAGTGGGACAGGGAGAGAACACGTGGGGCCAACCTGGCTCCTGCTCCAGGGAGCGCACACAGGGAACtcagagccaggctgctggggtcagggctcagcgagctggggcaggagctcagaGAAAGCTGCTCCCCACAGTGGAGAATGGGGGATCCCTAGGACACCCACATGGGCTCAGCTAGCAGTCAGAACACGCATGCACACACGTGTCCTAGGTTTGGCCAGGGGTCAGAG containing:
- the TEKTIP1 gene encoding tektin bundle-interacting protein 1, whose amino-acid sequence is MDLGADRPYVPQGTLETDFPTPLYSDEYLTLHGPRNAPILKQAVRWKCTPMGRDAISQTWYTGLTNSNNRDAWYTLTSGLSREAYHRWACSHAERERKTLPPAYAQHLQEVSWYDPVVPAQYLEPSTRWGAFLWKDRPILGKEYVVNRNRASRELKGHAGYVPGLAAHRPAFTTRDLHTWPLFSAQPSTDQ